One genomic window of Arachis hypogaea cultivar Tifrunner chromosome 8, arahy.Tifrunner.gnm2.J5K5, whole genome shotgun sequence includes the following:
- the LOC112707792 gene encoding uncharacterized protein: protein MEVAKALSHSKAVSFGFSIVSNSVSLRPFNKHFHADILNNDCRFHRRPIHIGSQLNCYYGKQFSLLKPTRKRADLLPTPRCSVAGSSSTEPHNPIEMHLRGFSAESVKAALLQLTPIDIVKWSGILSIIAAATKWTVNTLFSPFFWMYFSWSWLFWPWFVAVLIAFYGLHCFGKHLHGEANMFEQLAIVTSAFTWLTLVPPGFFNGYLEGWPFVFFFVYHYFFFFNVSVRKRLYGDYFTRPHDPKWDVNLPMTSRLVFSAGIMVAHWLAAFEGPELHRIPGGWNNLGIWGLILTTLLMQYNATLYLAKYSENVVVPTAVVQFGPYRWVRHPIYSSTMLLFVTNFLALRAPLSLLFVVAVCLLYYRQKAKLEEALMVETFGESYTQYASKVKYKFIPFIY, encoded by the coding sequence ATGGAAGTAGCAAAGGCTCTTTCACACTCCAAAGCTGTCTCTTTTGGTTTCTCGATCGTGAGCAATAGCGTCTCTCTGAGACCTTTCAACAAGCATTTTCATGCTGATATACTTAATAATGACTGTCGATTTCACCGCAGACCTATACACATTGGTTCCCAATTGAATTGCTACTATGGAAAGCAATTCTCCTTGTTGAAACCAACAAGAAAAAGGGCTGATCTACTACCAACTCCTAGATGCTCAGTTGCTGGTAGCTCCAGCACCGAACCTCATAATCCAATTGAAATGCACTTGAGAGGTTTCTCGGCCGAGTCAGTAAAAGCGGCTCTTTTGCAGTTGACTCCCATTGATATTGTGAAGTGGTCTGGGATATTATCCATCATAGCTGCAGCCACAAAATGGACTGTGAATACACTCTTCAGTCCTTTCTTCTGGATGTATTTTAGTTGGTCATGGTTGTTTTGGCCGTGGTTTGTAGCTGTATTGATTGCATTTTACGGGTTACACTGCTTTGGGAAACATTTGCATGGCGAGGCAAACATGTTCGAGCAATTGGCGATTGTTACATCAGCTTTTACATGGCTCACTCTGGTTCCGCCAGGTTTTTTCAATGGCTACCTTGAAGGCTggccttttgttttcttttttgtgtatcattatttctttttcttcaatgttaGCGTTCGAAAGAGGTTATATGGAGACTATTTTACCCGTCCCCATGACCCTAAATGGGATGTGAACTTGCCGATGACGTCTCGCCTTGTGTTTAGTGCGGGAATCATGGTTGCCCATTGGCTTGCAGCATTTGAAGGGCCAGAGCTTCACCGGATACCAGGTGGGTGGAACAATCTTGGAATCTGGGGCTTAATTCTCACAACTCTACTAATGCAGTACAATGCTACATTGTATCTTGCTAAGTATTCAGAAAATGTGGTGGTGCCAACTGCTGTTGTTCAATTTGGACCGTATCGCTGGGTCCGTCATCCAATATACTCATCAACTATGCTTCTATTTGTAACAAACTTCCTTGCGCTTCGTGCACCCTTGAGTTTGCTGTTTGTTGTAGCAGTTTGTTTGTTGTATTATAGGCAGAAGGCAAAACTGGAGGAGGCTTTAATGGTTGAGACTTTTGGTGAGAGTTATACACAGTATGCTAGCAAAGTTAAGTACAAGTTTATTCCTTTTATCTATTAG
- the LOC112707793 gene encoding AP2-like ethylene-responsive transcription factor BBM isoform X3 — MNERIKSSGKSRRSVMFCFVIYVKCFDFILCFHLPCFNLFMTISAMTTFTYTSVAALVYLGAYNTEEAAARSYDLAALKYWGPNTILNFPMETYAKEIEEMKDVSQTEYLASLRRRSSGFSRGVSKYRGVARHHHNGRWEARIGRVNGNKYLYLGTYNTQEEAAAAYDRAAIEYRGINAVTNFDISNYIDKIKKNEPSMKEAQTHITPISTESKEAEVVQQEAPSTVVADPANLGNQKKENMQKKKEQPNTDINGILSRDLRWSFMDAELSEFNMNDIFQGEGSGLEDDINLMCMADPDESSFNLNTIFDDPGKCGGDMHVYANY, encoded by the exons atgaatgaaCGAATAAAAAGCAGTGGAAAATCAAGGAGATCTGTaatgttttgttttgttatttaTGTTAAGTGTTTTGACTTTATCCTGTGTTTTCACTTGCCATGTTTTAATCTGTTTATGACAATCTCTGCCATGACAACGTTCACATACACTTCTGTCGCTGCTTTAGTTTATTTAG GGGCATACAATACAGAAGAAGCTGCTGCTCGCTCCTATGATCTTGCTGCTCTAAAGTATTGGGGACCTAATACAATCTTAAATTTTCCG ATGGAAACATATGCCAAGGAAATTGAGGAAATGAAGGATGTTTCACAAACTGAATACTTGGCTTCTCTGCGAAGAAGGAGCAGTGGATTTTCAAGAGGTGTTTCCAAGTATCGTGGAGTGGCTAG GCATCACCACAATGGAAGGTGGGAAGCACGAATTGGAAGAGTAAACGGCAACAAGTACCTTTATCTGGGGACCTATa ACACTCAAGAAGAGGCGGCAGCAGCATATGATAGAGCAGCTATAGAGTACAGAGGAATAAATGCAGTAACAAATTTTGATATAAGCAATTATATTgacaaaataaagaagaatgagccGTCTATGAAAGAAGCACAAACACATATAACTCCAATCTCTACTGAATCTAAAGAAGCAGAAGTAGTGCAGCAGGAGGCTCCTTCCACAGTAGTGGCAGATCCAGCAAATTTAGGTAACCAGAAAAAAG AAAATATGCAGAAGAAAAAAGAGCAGCCCAATACAGATATCAACGGCATACTTTCTCGGGATCTGAGATGGAGCTTCATGGATGCCGAATTATCCGAGTTCAACATGAATGATATTTTTCAAGGTGAAGGTAGTGGGTTGGAGGATGACATCAATCTTATGTGTATGGCTGATCCTGATGAGAGTAGTTTCAATCTGAACACTATCTTTGATGATCCTGGAAAATGTGGTGGAGATATGCATGTCTATGCCAATTATTAA
- the LOC112707793 gene encoding AP2-like ethylene-responsive transcription factor At1g79700 isoform X2, translating to MKRSPNSSSSSSSSSVGVGFELKINNNDKYPRSKNSSNNVKLSQNKVLKKTNSYDNSSVNKRSSIYRGVTRHRWTGRFEAHLWDKNSWNNIQSKKGRQGAYNTEEAAARSYDLAALKYWGPNTILNFPMETYAKEIEEMKDVSQTEYLASLRRRSSGFSRGVSKYRGVARHHHNGRWEARIGRVNGNKYLYLGTYNTQEEAAAAYDRAAIEYRGINAVTNFDISNYIDKIKKNEPSMKEAQTHITPISTESKEAEVVQQEAPSTVVADPANLENMQKKKEQPNTDINGILSRDLRWSFMDAELSEFNMNDIFQGEGSGLEDDINLMCMADPDESSFNLNTIFDDPGKCGGDMHVYANY from the exons atGAAGAGGTCTCCTAAttcctcttcttcatcttcatcatcttctgtTGGTGTTGGTTTTGAATTAAAgattaataataatgataagtATCCAAGAAGcaaaaatagcagtaataatgtGAAGTTATCACAGAATAAAGTATTGAAGAAAACAAATAGCTATGACAATAGCAGTGTCAACAAAAGAAGCTCCATTTACAGAGGAGTAACCAG GCATAGGTGGACAGGGAGGTTTGAAGCTCATCTGTGGGACAAGAATTCTTGGAATAATATTCAGAGTAAGAAGGGACGACAGg GGGCATACAATACAGAAGAAGCTGCTGCTCGCTCCTATGATCTTGCTGCTCTAAAGTATTGGGGACCTAATACAATCTTAAATTTTCCG ATGGAAACATATGCCAAGGAAATTGAGGAAATGAAGGATGTTTCACAAACTGAATACTTGGCTTCTCTGCGAAGAAGGAGCAGTGGATTTTCAAGAGGTGTTTCCAAGTATCGTGGAGTGGCTAG GCATCACCACAATGGAAGGTGGGAAGCACGAATTGGAAGAGTAAACGGCAACAAGTACCTTTATCTGGGGACCTATa ACACTCAAGAAGAGGCGGCAGCAGCATATGATAGAGCAGCTATAGAGTACAGAGGAATAAATGCAGTAACAAATTTTGATATAAGCAATTATATTgacaaaataaagaagaatgagccGTCTATGAAAGAAGCACAAACACATATAACTCCAATCTCTACTGAATCTAAAGAAGCAGAAGTAGTGCAGCAGGAGGCTCCTTCCACAGTAGTGGCAGATCCAGCAAATTTAG AAAATATGCAGAAGAAAAAAGAGCAGCCCAATACAGATATCAACGGCATACTTTCTCGGGATCTGAGATGGAGCTTCATGGATGCCGAATTATCCGAGTTCAACATGAATGATATTTTTCAAGGTGAAGGTAGTGGGTTGGAGGATGACATCAATCTTATGTGTATGGCTGATCCTGATGAGAGTAGTTTCAATCTGAACACTATCTTTGATGATCCTGGAAAATGTGGTGGAGATATGCATGTCTATGCCAATTATTAA
- the LOC112707793 gene encoding AP2-like ethylene-responsive transcription factor At1g16060 isoform X1 has product MKRSPNSSSSSSSSSVGVGFELKINNNDKYPRSKNSSNNVKLSQNKVLKKTNSYDNSSVNKRSSIYRGVTRHRWTGRFEAHLWDKNSWNNIQSKKGRQGAYNTEEAAARSYDLAALKYWGPNTILNFPMETYAKEIEEMKDVSQTEYLASLRRRSSGFSRGVSKYRGVARHHHNGRWEARIGRVNGNKYLYLGTYNTQEEAAAAYDRAAIEYRGINAVTNFDISNYIDKIKKNEPSMKEAQTHITPISTESKEAEVVQQEAPSTVVADPANLGNQKKENMQKKKEQPNTDINGILSRDLRWSFMDAELSEFNMNDIFQGEGSGLEDDINLMCMADPDESSFNLNTIFDDPGKCGGDMHVYANY; this is encoded by the exons atGAAGAGGTCTCCTAAttcctcttcttcatcttcatcatcttctgtTGGTGTTGGTTTTGAATTAAAgattaataataatgataagtATCCAAGAAGcaaaaatagcagtaataatgtGAAGTTATCACAGAATAAAGTATTGAAGAAAACAAATAGCTATGACAATAGCAGTGTCAACAAAAGAAGCTCCATTTACAGAGGAGTAACCAG GCATAGGTGGACAGGGAGGTTTGAAGCTCATCTGTGGGACAAGAATTCTTGGAATAATATTCAGAGTAAGAAGGGACGACAGg GGGCATACAATACAGAAGAAGCTGCTGCTCGCTCCTATGATCTTGCTGCTCTAAAGTATTGGGGACCTAATACAATCTTAAATTTTCCG ATGGAAACATATGCCAAGGAAATTGAGGAAATGAAGGATGTTTCACAAACTGAATACTTGGCTTCTCTGCGAAGAAGGAGCAGTGGATTTTCAAGAGGTGTTTCCAAGTATCGTGGAGTGGCTAG GCATCACCACAATGGAAGGTGGGAAGCACGAATTGGAAGAGTAAACGGCAACAAGTACCTTTATCTGGGGACCTATa ACACTCAAGAAGAGGCGGCAGCAGCATATGATAGAGCAGCTATAGAGTACAGAGGAATAAATGCAGTAACAAATTTTGATATAAGCAATTATATTgacaaaataaagaagaatgagccGTCTATGAAAGAAGCACAAACACATATAACTCCAATCTCTACTGAATCTAAAGAAGCAGAAGTAGTGCAGCAGGAGGCTCCTTCCACAGTAGTGGCAGATCCAGCAAATTTAGGTAACCAGAAAAAAG AAAATATGCAGAAGAAAAAAGAGCAGCCCAATACAGATATCAACGGCATACTTTCTCGGGATCTGAGATGGAGCTTCATGGATGCCGAATTATCCGAGTTCAACATGAATGATATTTTTCAAGGTGAAGGTAGTGGGTTGGAGGATGACATCAATCTTATGTGTATGGCTGATCCTGATGAGAGTAGTTTCAATCTGAACACTATCTTTGATGATCCTGGAAAATGTGGTGGAGATATGCATGTCTATGCCAATTATTAA